A genomic region of Echeneis naucrates chromosome 24, fEcheNa1.1, whole genome shotgun sequence contains the following coding sequences:
- the ccnk gene encoding cyclin-K: MLKSSAAGPSTVASPQPMKESKENLSMTGQIFLDHIKPCWYWDKKDLAHTPSQSEGLDPGTEARYRREGARFIFDVGTRLGLHYDTLATGIIYFHRFYMFHSFKQFPRYVTGACCLFLAGKVEETPKKCKDIIKTARSLLNDVQFAQFGDDPKEEVMVLERILLQTIKFDLQVEHPYMFLLRYVKQLKGEKNKVCKVLQMAWTFVNDSLCTMLSLQWEPEIIAVAVMYLAGRLCKFDIQEWTAKQSSRRWWEQFVQDVPVELLEDICHQILDLYSQGNKPIPQQMQEKERTPVPTAPAPPIPQGQPPSANPPPPPPKKTSPQGGSPARQLKRSHTSPKDEPKAPEQVGSKIPRLESPMPPLPTSQPPPDRKAPAPAPPTEAEPGSETAPPPPHAPPPHQPPPLPHRPPPPPPSNYIMSTTSSYMSGEGYQNLQSMMKTEAPTYAPMPPSYAPPIPPYHVYPPPAAPPPGPPPPPSTYPPPTMPPAYPPPGYNSYPPPPPRMPPGHVPPPGIGLPPAGYPPPPPVPPGQSQVPLPPPPGMPLNRGGWMR, encoded by the exons ATGTTAAAG TCCAGTGCAGCGGGTCCGTCCACTGTTGCCTCTCCTCAACCAATGAAGGAATCCAAGGAGAACTTGTCAATGACTGGCCAAATATTTCTGGACCACATCAAGCCATGCTGGTACTGGGACAAGAAAGACTTGGCCCACACCCCGTCTCAGTCTGAAGGCCTCGACCCTGGCACAGAGGCTCGGTATCGGCGAGAAGGAGCTCGCTTCATATTTGATGTGGGGACACGACTTGGCCT ACACTATGACACACTGGCAACTGGCATCATTTATTTCCATCGTTTCTACATGTTTCACTCCTTCAAGCAGTTCCCCAGATAT GTGACTGGTGCATGTTGTCTTTTCCTAGCAGGGAAAGTGGAGGAAACCCCCAAAAAGTGTAAAGACATTATCAAAACAGCGCGCAGCTTACTGAATGATGTTCAGTTTGCCCAGTTTGGAGATGACCCAAAG GAAGAAGTGATGGTGTTGGAGAGAATTTTGCTCCAGACAATCAAATTTGACCTGCAGGTAGAGCACCCCTACATGTTCCTGCTACGCTATGTCAAGCAGCTCAAAG GGGAGAAGAACAAAGTATGCAAGGTGCTGCAAATGGCATGGACATTTGTCAACGACAG CCTGTGCACGATGCTGTCCCTGCAGTGGGAGCCAGAGATCATTGCAGTAGCTGTCATGTATCTGGCTGGCCGGCTTTGTAAATTTGATATTCAGGAGTGGACCGCCAAGCAGTCTTCACGTCGCTGGTGGGAGCAGTTTGTGCAAGACGTCCCAGTTGAGCTGCTGGAAG acatttgCCACCAGATCCTGGACCTGTACTCTCAGGGTAACAAGCCCATCCCACAGCAGATGCAGGAGAAGGAGCGGACACCTGTTCCTACGGCCCCTGCTCCTCCAATTCCACAGGGACAGCCCCCGTCCGCCAAccctcctcccccaccaccaaagAAGACCTCCCCTCAGGGTGGCAGTCCTGCACGCCAGCTTAAACGCTCTCAT acatCTCCCAAAGATGAACCAAAGGCTCCAG AACAAGTTGGGTCAAAGATTCCGAGACTGGAAAGCCCGATGCCCCCTCTGCCAACATCACAGCCTCCCCCGG ACCGAAaagctccagctccagccccTCCCACAGAAGCAGAACCAGGAAGTGAGACTGCTCCCCCTCCCCCGCATGCTCCACCTCCACACCAGCCTCCTCCCCTGCCTCACCGACCTCCTCCGCCTCCGCCTTCCAACTACATCATGTCCACCACCAGCTCCTACATGTCAGGGGAGGGCTACCAGAACCTGCAGTCCATGATGAAGACAGAGGCTCCCACCTATGCCCCCATGCCACCTAGCTATGCACCCCCAATACCACCGTACCATGTTTATCCGCCACCGGCAGCACCACCTCCAGGCCCTCCGCCCCCGCCATCCACGTACCCACCACCAACCATGCCCCCAGCCTATCCACCTCCAGGTTACAACAGCtaccctccaccaccaccacgcaTGCCACCAGGGCACGTGCCCCCTCCAGGGATAGGCCTTCCACCTGCTGGGtaccctcctccaccccctgtGCCCCCAGGACAGTCACAGGTCCCCCTGCCCCCTCCACCAGGTATGCCCCTTAACCGTGGTGGGTGGATGAGATGA